The window TCGCCACGTCAACATCTGGCCGCGCCCTTATCAGCAGCCTCATCCGCCCGTGTGGAGCACCACCGGCAACGCCGCCCAGGCTCGCGAATTGGCGCGCCTGGGCTATGTGATGGCGACCCTGGGCACCGGCTACGCCACCCGCGGATTGTATGACAGCTATCGCCAGGCCTATCAGGAACATTGGGGCAAACCCGCCGGTCCCGATCGTTTTGGCTACTTGGCGCTGGTCGCGGTGGCCGCCACCGAGGCCGAAGCGCGCCGACGGGGGGAGCAAGTGGCCTCCTATCCTCGCACCTCGGGCATCGTCCATCCGCCCTTTCGCAATCCGCCAGGATTTTTGTCGGTCGACGACAACGTCCGCCTGATGAAAAATGCCGGTCGGCCCCCCTCACGCAGCTTCACCAAGGACGGCCGCACCGTCAGCATGGCTACTGCCAGCGTGCAGGAGTTGATCGATGCCGGCATCATGTTCTGTGGCACCCCCGATCAGGTCTATGCCCAGGTGGTCGATTTTTGCGAGTCCTGCGGCGGGCTGGGAAACCTTCTGATGATGGGGCATGCGGGTTGGATGTCGCACGAAGATACACTCGATAGTCTGACCCTCTTCGCCAAAGAGGTGATGCCGCGGCTGAAGGAGTACCGCCAGCCTGGAACGCAGGCCTCCGCCGCCGCTTAAATCGGAGGCCATCGGCGCAAAAAGCGCGCTTTCCAGACCCGAGATCACGCTTGGACGCATCGAAGGGGTGGCTTATCTACCTCGGTTCCAGCCTGCCGGGTCTCGCATCGCAAATGTTTTTGGCGGGAAGCACGGTCAGTTAGCTTTGATTTCGGCAACGGCCAATTGACTGGCAGCCTTTGGGAGGAACAGTGCAAAAGCTTGTTACAGGCGCATTGGGCGGGCTCTTGCTCGCATTACTACTGGCCTCTCCCTCGGCGAGATCCGCCCTGGCCGACCAGAGCAGCGCAAGCTCCGCAACCGCCAGCGATGTTGCCTCGTCGGCCTCCTCGGCTCCGATCCAATATGGTATCGCGACCAAACGACCGGTCTTCGCGGGCGCTTGCAAGGCCTGCCCGTGGGGCGTTCTGGCATCGGTAATGGCGGCGGCGATGAAGCCGATGGGCTATCGTTTCGTTATCTGCTGGGTTTGCTGGTCCACCTACGGGCCGCGTGAAATGGCGGACCGTACCATTCCGCGGATGCCGGCGGGACCCACGCTCGATCCTGCTTACATCGAGCCACCTCCCCATCTGGTACCTGACATCAGTGCCACAAGCGAGGTCAACCTGCTTGAGGCCTGGAACGGTACGGGCCCATATGCCAAAGACCACAAACCGCGTCACAACTATCGCGTCATCGCGGCCTTGCAGCAGCCTAACTACCTGATCGCCGCCGCGACGAGAAAGTCCGGCATCACCGAACTATCTCAAATCAAGGAACGGCCCGGACCAACCTGGATGGTGACCGAGACCGCGGGACCGGCCGCGGACGCGCTCGCCTACTACGGCATCACCGAGGCCGGGCTGAAGGCCAAGGGGGGCGGTTTCATCGATCCCTTCGCGCCACGCGAAATACGGGCCCGCGCCGACGTCTTCATGGGCGGCGGGCTGCTGGTCAACACCCCTGAGCAACGGATGTGGTACGAAGTAAGCCAGCTCCATAATCTGGTTTATTTGCAATTCGACCAGCGGCTGCTGGCCCGGATGGCAAAGCGGCCGGGCTATGTGCGGGCCTCGATTCCGCTGGCCTTGCTGCGCGGGGTCGATCGGCCAATCCCGACCGTGATGCGCTCGGTGCATTACATCTACGTCCGAGACGACGCGCCCGATTCTTTCGCCTATGACGCCGCCAAAGCCCTGGACCAGCATCAGGATTTGCTGCGCCTGTATGGCGACCCCTGGTATTACGATCCCAAGCTGGTGGCCTACAGCCCT of the Candidatus Binataceae bacterium genome contains:
- a CDS encoding LLM class flavin-dependent oxidoreductase, translated to MRVFQFTEQPYPPAWNEHNGSLRVILPNRKLDPKIAADLFHRYYDEWQVADELGYDIMVNEHHSTATCMSSTVIVTLAVLSRITRRARLLVLGYPIGHRPDPLRAAEELSTIDVISRGRLEMGFVKGVPYEVPVSNANPVWLMERFWEAHDFIIKAMTTHDGPFNWEGEHFHYRHVNIWPRPYQQPHPPVWSTTGNAAQARELARLGYVMATLGTGYATRGLYDSYRQAYQEHWGKPAGPDRFGYLALVAVAATEAEARRRGEQVASYPRTSGIVHPPFRNPPGFLSVDDNVRLMKNAGRPPSRSFTKDGRTVSMATASVQELIDAGIMFCGTPDQVYAQVVDFCESCGGLGNLLMMGHAGWMSHEDTLDSLTLFAKEVMPRLKEYRQPGTQASAAA
- a CDS encoding TAXI family TRAP transporter solute-binding subunit — translated: MAAAMKPMGYRFVICWVCWSTYGPREMADRTIPRMPAGPTLDPAYIEPPPHLVPDISATSEVNLLEAWNGTGPYAKDHKPRHNYRVIAALQQPNYLIAAATRKSGITELSQIKERPGPTWMVTETAGPAADALAYYGITEAGLKAKGGGFIDPFAPREIRARADVFMGGGLLVNTPEQRMWYEVSQLHNLVYLQFDQRLLARMAKRPGYVRASIPLALLRGVDRPIPTVMRSVHYIYVRDDAPDSFAYDAAKALDQHQDLLRLYGDPWYYDPKLVAYSPVIPLHPGALKYYRQRGYIH